In a single window of the Rhizoctonia solani chromosome 16, complete sequence genome:
- a CDS encoding Retrotransposable element Tf2 protein, with translation MATRELGPHLPAAPYVELGEVSLKRITSLLLGLLGQVEHLKRKVEEVQEAGVEARTNLENISQTVDTVKDGLRSLQLHGPRTPEDTKPPAVEATPRPLPKGNPVGSTSWVSFWPEPSKALPAFAQPTPTQAVPPQVPLSYTTVMWVHATPAPPPPAPVPSYPNPVKVDHPDAYTGKIGSEAKQWLTRMLAWTRLNSCMFPTDQEVLSFLLMNMKDSAGAWAHLHLNQLGSHQAIIQTVKGFKIEFLAAFGDPDATRAAKRKITTLTQSSTCADYITKFRTLAMELDWNNAALRGQFACGLHWEVSRQIATRKHRSCTLLELQNAALVIDNALRKERASHPPRDNKSSKPSNPPRGTSTGQITSRSKKLSNNPNFVLEEEQNRCCAAGACIKCGKMGHKFAECRTGWKATPIKDKGKAKETAKIGKDSKYQLGKDNRISPLFTIQIQPEKQADNLEVLIDSVATSSFLHPHTAKALRLPLIDLPTPQTVTMLDGLSPQAGKIWKKANLTFSFDGKQMTKTFLICNTGSHAAILGLKWLDAHNPEIDWNTRTLSFPHTPPEHVTIAEEEEADKNPLEGVPSKYHQYAKVFGEEEFNKLPPHRHYNIGIELTEEGPLNLPLYSMTDAKSATLKDWLRDKLKAGKIRPSKSSISSPVMFVPKKDGSCQLVVDYRCLNNRTKKNMYPLPRPNNLMAQLRGAKVFTKLDLRWGYNNVQVKEGDEWKTAFCTKYGLYKSLVMTFGLTNAPAAFQHFMNELFKDLLDVCVIIYLDDILIYSKDDASHTQHVHEVLRRLLENQLFCKASKCTFHVTSMEYLGIIVLDKGFSLDKLKIQAVQEWPTPTKVKEVQSFLGFANFLRQFVANFSHIARPLHNLVKKDTLWKWDTKEQEAFQGLKDAITSAPVLCHANPTKPYFLETDASGAALGSILSQRQEDGRLHPLGFLSESFKGAEQNYDCHKQRKIELAGIEPA, from the exons atggcaaccc GGGAGCTGGGACCCCACCTTCCGGCAGCCCCCTATGTTgaacttggggaagtctccctcaagAGAATCAcaagcctcctccttggcctccttggccaagttgagcacCTCAAACGGAAGGTGGAAGAAGTCCAAGAAGCAGGGGTTGAGGCCCGTACCAACCTTGAGAACATTTCTCAAACCGttgatactgtcaaggatgggcttagaagcctccaactccatggGCCCCGGACCCCAGAAGACACAAAACCCCCGgccgtggaagcaacgccacgccccttaCCAAAGGGCAACCCTGTTGGATCAACTAGTTGGGTCTCATTCTGGCCTGAACCGTCTAAGGCACTCCCCgcctttgcccaacccactcctacccaagcagtgcccccgcaagtcccattgtcgtacaccacggtaatgtgggtacacgcta cacctgcccctcctccaccggcTCCAGTCCCCTCCTATCCTAacccggtcaaagtagaccacccagacgcctatacaggcaagatcgggagtgaagccaaacaatggctcacaaggatgctggCATGGACCCGGCTGAACTCATGCATGTTTCCCACGGACCAAGAAGTCCTGTCCTTCCttctaatgaacatgaaggattccgcaGGAGCATGGGCCCATCTGCACCTCAaccagcttgggtcacaccaAGCAATCATTCAAACAGTCAAGGGATTCAAAATAGAGttcttggcagcatttggtgaccctgacgccacaagggctgcCAAGCGGAAGATCACCACTCTTACCCAGTCcagcacatgcgcggactatatcacaaagttcaggaccctggcaatggaactggactggaacaatgcgGCCCtcagaggccagtttgcctgtggcctccactgggaggtcagccgtcaAATTGCAACCCGCAAACACCGGTCCTgtaccctccttgagctgcaaaacgcagcacttgtcattgacaacgctctccgcaaagagcgcgctagccacccaccaagggacaataagtctagcaagcCATCCAACCCCccaagggggacgagtaccggTCAAATCACATCCAGatcaaagaaactctccaacaaccccaactttgtattggaagaggaacaaaATCGCTGCTgcgccgctggcgcctgcatcaaatgcggcaaaatgggccacaagttcgcagaatgccgcacgggctggaaggctacccctatcaaggataaggggaaagccaaggaaactgccaagattggcaaagactccaagtaccaattgggaaaaga caatagaatctcccctcTGTTCACTATTCAAATTCAGCCAGAAAAACAAGCAGAtaacttagaagtcctgatagactcagtcGCCACATCCTCATTCCTTCACCCACATACCGCCAAGGCATTACGCCTACCACTCATAGACCTCCCCACTCCCCaaaccgttactatgctcgatgggttgagcccccaggctggtaaaatctggaagaaggccaatctaaccttctcctttgatggcaaacaaatgaccaagaccttcctcattTGCAATACggggtctcacgccgccatcttgggattgaaatggttagatgctcacaacccagaaattgattggaacacgcgcaccctctccttcccacatacgccaccagaacacgtaaccattgctgaagaggaagaagctgacaaaaatccccttgaaggagtaccctccaaataccaccaatatgccaaggtatttggagaagaagaattcaataagcttccacCTCATAGacattacaacattgggattgagctCACTGAGGAAGGACCCCTCAACTTGCCCCTCTACAGCATGACGgacgccaaatccgccacactcaaggattggctcagggacaaattgAAAGCCGGGAAAatccgtcccagcaaatcctcTATTAGCTctcccgtcatgtttgtccccaagaaggatggttcctgccaattggttgttgactaccgttgCTTAAATAACCGGACTAAGAAAAACATGTACCCTTTACCCCGTCCCAAcaatctcatggcccagctccgtggtgccaaggtcttcactaaACTGGATCTgcgatggggttacaacaatgtccaggtcaaagaaggtgatgaatggaaaacagccttttgcaccaagtatggcctatacaagtccctggtaatgacttttggtttaacaaacgcccctgccgcctttcaacacttcatgaacgaattgttcaaagacttactggatgtatgcgtcatcatatacctagatgacatcctgatttactccaaggatgacgcatcccacactcaGCACGTCCATGAAGTTTTACGGCGCTTACTAGAAAATCAACTGTTCTGTAAAGCCTCAAAATGcacattccacgtcacttccatggaatacttgggaatcattgtattggataagggtttcagtctggataaactcaagatccaggcagtccaagaatggcccacacccaccaaggttaaggaagtacaatccttccttgggtttgccaatttcctgcgccaatttgttgccaattttagCCACATAGCCAGGCCATTGCACAACTTGGTAAAAAAGGATACGctatggaaatgggacaccaAGGAACAAGAGGCATTCCAAGGATTGAAAGACGCCATCACCAGCGCCCCGGTTCTCTGTCACGCCAACCCAaccaaaccctacttcctggaaacagatgcctcAGGAGCAGCactaggttccatactcagccaacgtcaggaagacggccgtctCCATCCGCTAGGCTTCCTatctgagtcattcaagggggccgagcagaactatgactgtcataaacagaggaaaatagaactagccggaattgaaccagcttga
- a CDS encoding Retrotransposable element Tf2 protein, with protein MITPATPQIWAWASMQPLELLAIIRSFEYWRIFLEGTVHPVTVFTDHRNLEYWKESQTFNRYNFQIVYRPGKQSGKPDALSQRADHANIPPAAQTMLPDPVFANMALVTPKKELQRQIEAALDQDKSLEEILQFLQNESKAPPSIKRAFRDYKMEAGLLFYQGRNVVPDVGTLRMDLLCIFHDSPLAGNYWPGIWADTYWHIDSCKTCQRIWKPEYTSIPPQPLELPSRPWQHVSYNMIVDLPRDGNSDSILVIVDSFTKYVILVECSKKLKALELADLFLRHVWKHYGMPEKTVSDRGQVFNNKFLRALYQRLGIDPHFSSAYHPQSDGQTERVNPMVEHFLQAYSGVNQKDWVKWLPMAEFAYNNAVHSSTGKSPFKALYSWEPSLTPSNVPTDVPEADNLANQMESQWWEIEAALWQSKTRMMAGDVGEPLEFKIGEEAWLDAKNVKLKTLSPKLTKQRLGPFKSIPSRTSPTMRIHNVFYVGLLSKVKRDKKRSFENRPPPVTVDGEEEYKVKGITDMEERNGKWFFRVKWKGYGSEENTWEPRENLKNAEKILKKFEEEMKKKALSAAKALRGGAVL; from the exons atgattacacctgctaccccccaaatttgggcttgggccagcatgcaaccactt gaactcttggctatcatccgctcctttgagtactggcgcattttcctggaaggaaccgTCCACCCTGTCACCGTATTCACAgaccaccgcaacctggagtactggaaggagtcccaaACATTCAACC ggtataacttccaaattgtttaccgcccaggaaagcagtccGGAAAACCTGATGCCCTCTCACAACGTGCTGATcatgccaacattccacccgCTGCCCAGACTATGCTCCCTGATccggtatttgccaacatggCCCTGGTAACCCCCAAAAAGGAACtccaacgccagattgaagCTGCCTtggaccaagacaaatccctggaggaaatactacaattcctccaaaatgagtCCAAGGCCCCACCATCAATTAAACGTGCCTTCAgggattacaaaatggaagcaggCTTGCTATTTTACCAAGGGAGAAATGTGGTACCGGACGTTGGAACATTGAGAATGGACCTACTTTGCATATTCCATGACAGCCCTCTGGCTG GaaactactggcctggcatctgggctgacacatactggcacatTGATTCCTGCAAAACATGCCAACGGATCTGGAAACCCGAGTACACATCTATCCCACCTCAACCTCTAgaactcccatcacgcccgtggcaacatgtatcatacaacatgatagtagacctgcccaGGGACGGAAATAGTGACtctatcctggtcattgtggatagctttACCAAATACGTGATCCTGGTAGagtgttccaagaagctcaaagccctGGAGTTGGCAGATCTATTCCTGCGCCATGTATGGAAACActacggcatgcctgaaaaGACAGTGTCAGACCGCGGACAAGTTTTTAATAACAAATTTCTGAGGgccctgtaccaacgcctgggaatagacccccacttctcttcagcctaccatcctcaaagtGACGGGCAGACGGAGCGTGTAAATCCCATGGTTGAACACTTCTTACAGGCCtactcaggggtaaaccagaaagactgggtcaagtggttaccaatggcggaatttgcctacaacaacgcagtacatagctcaacaggcaaatctccTTTTAAGGCACTATACAGTTGGGAACCTTCTTTGACTCCAAGTAACgtcccaacagacgtccctgaggcagacaATCTAGCAAACCAAATGGAATCACAATGGTGGGAAATAGAGGCGGCACTctggcaatcaaagacacgcatgaTGGCTGGGGACGTAGGAGAACCACTTGAGTTCAaaattggggaagaagcctggctagatgccaaaaacgtgaagctaaagaccctAAGTCCAAAGCTAAccaaacaacgcctaggccccttcaaa AGCATACCGTCTAGAACTTCCCcaacaatgagaatccacaatgtttTCTACGTGGGCCtcctgtcaaaagtcaaaagggacaaaaagcgcagCTTTGAGAACCGGCCTCCACCTGTCActgtggatggagaagaagaatacaaggtcaaagggatcacagacatggaagaaaggaacgggaaatggttttttagggtaaaatggaaaggctacggatcagaggagaatacctgggaaccaagggaaaacctcaagaacgccgaaaaaatcctaAAAAAATTCGaggaagaaatgaaaaagaaggccctcagcgctgccaaggcccttagagggggggcagtgttgtag
- a CDS encoding Transposase family Tnp2 protein, with translation MFKPGPPPQAQQHKISVGQPEAVEDLDEILDILSEVNHNTVSTVAKNHGLEIMEFDDDTQDQIPDPPAIQQNPPVTVEDWPEPPFDGSDDQESDIDDVPADSPDQDPPFVESDGPPAYHPDNKMEFSNEELQQLLELHLGSMSKAEWFELCTSKPNTLMIY, from the exons ATGTTTAAACCTGGGCCACCACCTCAAGCTCAACAACACAAAATCAGTGTAGGCCAGCCTGAAGCTGTAGAGGACCTTGATGAAATTTTGGATATTTTGAGTGAAG TCAATCACAACACAGTTAGCACTGTAGCCAAGAATCATGGCCTTGAAATAATGGAGTTTGATGATGATACCCAAGATCAGATCCCTG ATCCACCAGCCATTCAGCAAAACCCACCAGTCACAGTGGAAGATTGGCCAGAACCTCCATTTGATGGCTCTGATGATCAAGAGTCTGATATTGATGATGTTCCAGCTGATTCTCCAGATCAGGATCCACCATTTGTGGAGTCTGATGGACCCCCAGCTTATCATCCTGACAACAAGATGGAGTTCAGCAATGAAGAGCTCCAACAATTATTGGAGCTGCATCTTGGCTCAATGAGCAAGGCAGAGTGGTTTGAGCTGTGTACATCTAAGCCCAATACATTGATGATATACTAA